A genomic window from Ruminiclostridium cellulolyticum H10 includes:
- a CDS encoding glycoside hydrolase family 9 protein has product MDKMKRVSIYALIVAIVITITQFNFQYKCSSATAAFNYGEALQKSVLFYEAQRSGSLSTSNIPTRLLWRGDAQLTDGQKEGLDLTGGWVDAGDNIKFGITCAYTTSLLAFGAIEYKDAYEKSGQMKWLQNQLKWINDYFIKCHPEPNVFWAQVGMTANDHNNWIPIEVTHLMNDRAAIKLDEQHPGTEVAMGTAAAMAASSIVFRNTDPTYADKLLEHAKQLYEFGDKYRGVFSDVIGKVDPQGAAAYTSHSGYKDELVWGSIWLYKAMEAKSSGSGSDYLVKAKEYYNGIGKEANQQVHKYKWAHCWDDQSFGCYILMSQIDPENSLYREDAERWLNWWTVGGTENNADGTKISYTPGGHAKLDSWGSFRYVSTTALFAFVYSDKLNDTVKKARYHDFAVKQINYILGDNPRKSSYMVGFGQNYPQHPHHRTAHSSWGQQMDTPTEHRHILYGALVGSVDSTDGFNDSISDYVSNEVAIDYNAGLTGALARMYSEFGGTPIPDSSFPLPDKPYQPKNEWPVFAKTYYDGTSGTQFSLSVENRSAWPARSSNQLKIRYFFTLDAKDISDISIKAPAWVKVTGPTAWDKEKKVYYYTLDLSGKNIYPGYGWGTGGPELDFTISSASNTWDATNDWSYENWDATYVNGTRKYAPNIPMYEGDSFKKLAGNEPAGESEEPIILPGDINKDGNIDALDVALLKKYLLGNTLEYDISTADMNSDKNIDALDFALLKKALLSQ; this is encoded by the coding sequence ATGGATAAAATGAAAAGAGTAAGTATATATGCCCTTATCGTTGCCATAGTAATAACCATAACTCAATTTAATTTTCAGTATAAATGTTCTTCTGCAACAGCTGCTTTTAACTATGGGGAGGCTTTGCAGAAATCTGTTTTATTTTATGAAGCACAGAGATCAGGTTCATTATCAACATCAAATATTCCGACTAGGTTATTATGGCGTGGAGATGCTCAATTAACAGACGGTCAGAAGGAAGGTTTAGACCTTACAGGAGGCTGGGTAGATGCAGGTGACAATATCAAGTTTGGTATTACATGTGCTTATACAACCAGTTTACTTGCTTTTGGTGCTATTGAATATAAGGATGCATACGAAAAAAGTGGTCAAATGAAATGGCTTCAAAACCAGTTGAAATGGATAAATGATTATTTTATAAAGTGTCATCCCGAGCCAAATGTTTTTTGGGCACAGGTTGGAATGACTGCAAATGATCATAACAACTGGATTCCAATTGAAGTTACACATCTAATGAACGACAGGGCAGCAATAAAGCTGGATGAACAGCATCCGGGAACAGAAGTAGCTATGGGAACAGCTGCTGCAATGGCTGCCTCATCTATTGTTTTCAGAAACACCGATCCGACGTATGCTGATAAATTGCTTGAGCATGCAAAACAGCTATATGAATTCGGAGATAAATACAGAGGTGTTTTTTCTGATGTAATCGGTAAAGTTGACCCCCAAGGTGCAGCTGCTTATACTTCACACAGCGGATATAAGGATGAATTGGTATGGGGTTCAATCTGGCTTTACAAGGCTATGGAAGCTAAGTCGTCAGGGAGTGGATCTGATTACCTTGTAAAGGCAAAAGAATATTATAATGGAATTGGTAAAGAAGCTAATCAACAAGTTCATAAGTATAAATGGGCACATTGTTGGGATGACCAATCATTTGGATGCTATATTCTCATGTCACAAATTGACCCTGAAAATAGTTTATACAGGGAAGATGCGGAGCGTTGGTTGAATTGGTGGACAGTGGGCGGTACAGAGAACAATGCTGATGGCACCAAGATTTCTTATACTCCGGGTGGTCATGCAAAGCTTGACAGCTGGGGTTCATTTAGATATGTATCAACAACGGCATTATTTGCTTTTGTTTATTCTGATAAACTAAATGATACTGTAAAAAAAGCACGTTATCATGACTTTGCAGTCAAGCAGATAAACTATATTTTGGGTGATAATCCTCGCAAATCAAGCTACATGGTAGGTTTTGGTCAGAACTATCCTCAACATCCTCACCATCGTACAGCTCACAGCTCATGGGGACAGCAGATGGACACCCCAACTGAACACCGCCATATTTTATATGGTGCACTGGTTGGAAGTGTTGATTCTACAGACGGATTTAATGATTCTATCAGTGACTACGTTAGTAATGAAGTCGCAATAGACTATAATGCAGGCCTTACAGGGGCTCTTGCAAGAATGTATTCTGAATTCGGAGGAACTCCTATTCCGGACAGTAGTTTTCCATTACCTGATAAACCCTACCAGCCTAAAAATGAATGGCCGGTATTTGCCAAGACTTATTATGATGGTACAAGTGGTACCCAGTTTTCACTAAGTGTTGAAAACCGCTCTGCGTGGCCTGCCCGCTCCAGTAACCAATTAAAAATACGTTACTTCTTTACCCTTGATGCCAAGGATATAAGTGATATCAGCATAAAGGCTCCTGCATGGGTTAAAGTAACAGGTCCCACAGCGTGGGATAAGGAGAAAAAAGTCTATTACTATACACTTGATTTGTCAGGTAAAAATATATATCCAGGTTATGGGTGGGGTACCGGAGGACCTGAACTTGACTTTACAATAAGTTCAGCTTCCAATACATGGGATGCAACCAATGATTGGTCTTATGAAAATTGGGATGCAACATATGTAAACGGTACAAGAAAATATGCTCCGAATATTCCAATGTATGAAGGTGACAGTTTTAAAAAACTGGCTGGAAATGAACCGGCAGGCGAAAGTGAAGAACCGATTATTTTACCAGGTGATATTAATAAAGATGGAAATATTGA